The following proteins are co-located in the Rhodothermales bacterium genome:
- the pckA gene encoding phosphoenolpyruvate carboxykinase (ATP) translates to MVTRQLMSLSQYGIDVNQVFYCAAPPALYELALEHDKSAALADSGALIISSGKKTGRSPKDKRIVEHPDSQENIWWGPVNIPVDEHTFMVNRERATDYLNTCERLYVVDGFAGWDPKYRIKVRIICSRAYHALFMHNMLIRPTREELADFGEPDYVIFNAGAFPANRLTRHMSSKTCIEISFERQEMVILGTEYAGEMKKGVFTVMHYIMPKRGVFSMHCSANEGADGNVSLFFGLSGTGKTTLSADASRRLIGDDEHCWSEDGVFNIEGGCYAKAIDLSAEKEPEIYRAIRFGTLLENVVYDPVSHAVDYSDVSLTQNTRAAYPIEYIDNAKIPCVGGHPNNIIFLTYDAFGVLPPVSRLSPAQAMYHFISGYTAKVAGTEDGVNEPEATFSACFGAAFLVWHPGKYAEMLAENMEKHFANAWLINTGFTGGAFGTGRRMSLKNTRSIIDAIHDGTLAQIPTTEDPIFGLAIPNSCPNVPTEILNPRNTWADKAAFDRTARKLASLFAKNFQQYKDGCGPDVVEAAELLEAAVTV, encoded by the coding sequence ATGGTTACCCGGCAACTCATGAGTCTGTCCCAGTACGGGATCGACGTCAATCAGGTATTTTATTGCGCGGCGCCGCCGGCGCTGTACGAACTGGCCCTCGAACACGACAAATCGGCCGCCCTGGCGGATTCGGGGGCGCTGATCATCTCCTCGGGCAAGAAGACGGGCCGGAGCCCGAAGGACAAACGCATCGTCGAGCATCCGGACAGCCAGGAGAACATCTGGTGGGGGCCCGTCAACATCCCGGTCGACGAGCACACCTTCATGGTGAATCGCGAGCGGGCGACGGACTACCTGAACACCTGCGAGCGGCTTTATGTGGTGGACGGCTTCGCCGGCTGGGACCCGAAATACCGCATCAAGGTGCGCATCATCTGCTCCCGCGCCTACCACGCCCTGTTCATGCACAACATGCTGATCCGGCCCACGCGGGAGGAGCTGGCCGATTTCGGTGAGCCCGACTACGTGATCTTCAACGCCGGCGCGTTTCCCGCGAACCGGCTCACGCGCCACATGTCGTCGAAGACCTGCATCGAGATCAGCTTCGAGCGGCAGGAGATGGTGATTCTGGGCACCGAATACGCCGGCGAGATGAAAAAAGGCGTTTTTACGGTGATGCATTACATCATGCCGAAGCGCGGCGTCTTTTCGATGCACTGCTCGGCCAACGAAGGCGCCGACGGCAACGTCTCCCTCTTCTTCGGCCTCTCGGGAACGGGCAAGACGACCCTCTCGGCCGACGCGAGCCGGCGCCTGATCGGCGACGACGAACACTGCTGGTCCGAAGACGGCGTCTTCAACATCGAAGGCGGATGCTACGCCAAGGCCATCGACCTCTCGGCCGAAAAAGAGCCGGAGATCTACCGCGCAATCCGCTTCGGTACCCTGCTCGAGAACGTTGTGTACGACCCGGTATCGCATGCCGTCGACTACTCGGACGTCTCCCTCACCCAGAATACGCGCGCGGCCTACCCGATCGAATACATCGACAACGCCAAGATTCCCTGCGTGGGCGGGCATCCGAACAACATCATCTTCCTCACCTACGACGCCTTCGGTGTCCTGCCGCCGGTCAGCCGGCTCTCGCCGGCCCAGGCCATGTACCACTTCATCAGCGGCTACACGGCCAAGGTGGCCGGGACGGAAGATGGCGTAAACGAACCCGAAGCGACGTTTTCGGCCTGTTTTGGCGCGGCGTTCCTCGTCTGGCACCCCGGGAAATATGCCGAGATGCTCGCCGAGAACATGGAAAAGCACTTCGCCAATGCGTGGCTGATCAATACGGGGTTCACGGGCGGCGCCTTCGGAACGGGCCGGCGGATGAGCCTCAAAAACACGCGGTCTATCATCGACGCCATCCACGACGGCACCCTCGCCCAGATTCCGACGACGGAAGACCCGATCTTCGGCCTCGCGATCCCGAACAGCTGTCCGAACGTGCCGACCGAGATCCTCAATCCGCGCAATACCTGGGCGGACAAGGCCGCGTTCGATCGCACCGCCCGCAAACTCGCCAGCCTGTTCGCGAAGAACTTCCAGCAGTACAAGGACGGCTGTGGCCCGGATGTGGTCGAAGCCGCTGAACTGCTTGAAGCGGCGGTGACGGTGTGA